One stretch of Zingiber officinale cultivar Zhangliang chromosome 6B, Zo_v1.1, whole genome shotgun sequence DNA includes these proteins:
- the LOC121993159 gene encoding U-box domain-containing protein 63-like, with product MASENGLSPRLAAFQGDSFPFSCVDGERSSQGKVRPAGFAAVGGDKIFSGEREGRFLSDLHRRRAQTQGWGGFMDGGSHSGDGPNDDEEEEEDAEGNEEDEDVDDGDGLVSLEEGNNKINYNSSGSVQSSSDKICDERTISQEHHSSFGSGRGVLLKDGNVGRGCLEDQSYEVSRMDACHNAVAVMETEPYYAHALPGTDGLSHHKEDRGENGCGFNGRKEAGLTTGYWETLRTQLSDPTTGALMDDAMILSCGHSFGNSGMQRVYKMKACITCSQPVSDYSVRPNLTLRAAVQAFRREEELHLLKASRRKREKFEQEKCNNNDLFSMDLSRGKGVQFPFVVSDRVIIKGNKRTPQRFVGRVAVVTAQCLNGWYVVKTLDNAESVKLQYRSLEKLMNDQGTEMIPDKTLTPNWL from the exons ATGGCTTCGGAGAATGGCCTCTCTCCCAGACTGGCGGCGTTCCAAGGCGATTCGTTTCCATTCTCCTGTGTTGACGGCGAGCGCTCCAGCCAAGGGAAAGTAAGGCCTGCTGGGTTTGCAGCCGTCGGAGGCGACAAGATATTTTCTGGCGAACGGGAAGGCCGATTCCTCAGTGACCTCCACCGCCGCCGTGCCCAGACCCAGGGCTGGGGCGGATTCATGGACGGCGGCTCTCACTCTGGGGATGGGCCCAACGacgacgaggaggaggaggaggatgcagAAGGAAACGAAGAGGACGAGGATGTTGACGACGGAGATGGGCTGGTTTCCTTGGAGGAAGGTAACAATAAGATTAACTACAACAGCAGTGGTAGCGTACAGAGCAGTTCGGATAAAATCTGCGACGAGCGAACGATTTCGCAGGAGCACCATTCATCTTTCG GATCGGGCAGAGGTGTCTTGCTGAAAGATGGAAATGTAGGAAGAGGATGCCTAGAGGATCAATCCTACGAAGTGAGCAGGATGGATGCTTGTCACAATGCGGTTGCCGTCATGGAAACTGAACCATACTATGCACATGCTTTGCCTGGAACGGATGGTTTATCCCATCATAAGGAAGACAGAGGGGAGAATGGATGTGGGTTCAATGGTAGAAAGGAGGCTGGACTAACGACTGGTTATTGGGAGACGTTGAGGACACAACTATCAGATCCTACAAC CGGAGCCCTTATGGATGATGCGATGATACTGTCATGTGGACATTCTTTTGGAAATAGTGGAATGCAGCGTGTTTATAAAATG AAAGCTTGTATTACTTGTTCTCAGCCTGTATCAGACTACTCAGTTCGACCGAATTTGA CTCTTCGTGCTGCTGTCCAGGCATTCCGTCGTGAAGAGGAGTTGCATTTGTTAAAAGcatcaagaagaaaaagagagaagtttGAGCAG GAAAAATGCAATAACAATGATTTGTTTTCCATGGATCTTTCGCGCGGTAAAGGTGTTCAATTTCCATTCGTTGTCTCTGACAGGGTTATTATCAAG GGTAACAAGAGGACTCCACAAAGATTTGTTGGACGTGTAGCAGTTGTGACAGCACAGTGCTTAAATGGATG GTACGTCGTGAAGACATTGGACAATGCAGAGAGCGTCAAGTTGCAATATCGATCATTAGAAAAGCTTATGAATGAT